The genomic stretch TTTGTCTCGGCGGGCACCGTGACAGTTGCATTCAGAGTTGCGGTTGCATCTTTCGAATCAAGAATGCTACTCTTCTCTGCTTCAGCACTGCCTGAACATTTCGAATTTCCTTCAGCCGCTTCTCTTGGGATAATTTCATCCGGCTTGACTGCAACTGAGTCCCCGTTCACGCTCTGAAGTGTCGTCACATCGTTAGCATCAAGGACCTTCTCTGCATCGGCGCTGCCTGAACATTTCAAGTGTCCATTTCCTTTGTCCACTTGTGTTGGGATGGTTTCATTCAACTTGGCCACAAGTGAGCTCCTGTTGGTACATTTGGTATGCGAACAACCACATGATGTCCCGCAGCTGCCCCTAGCCACTCGGCACTGACATTTCATTGTCTTGCACAAAGATTTCTTACTACAAGAGCAGCATATGGCTGATGCATTTTCCCCCTTGGCAGCAACATTCTCACAAGTTTCCGCTTTATGTGTACTTGTATTTGATTGTTCACTGCTACTCCCTATTGATAGGGACGATTGACTCAAGTCCTCCTAATAATCCAGCCACACAAATTAAGAATTATTGTCACCTTGCACGATGTAATAAGATTTCGTCAAGGAAAAAAAGTGTTGCTCAAATTTCCCAGCAGAGCTATCAATCTCCATGATGTTTAGCTATATCTTCTTGACGATTTAATGGGCACTGAAGTAAAGTTGTACAGCTGTACTAACCTGCAACTCTTCCAGAGGTGGGAATTTGGCTTTTGGCATTTCTAGTTTGTGAAGCATACAACTCAGTTTAACTACATCTTCTTTCAAGTCTTTCAGCTCTGGATCTTCTCTACACTCGAGTTCTTTGTTCTCCAACAAGTGCCTTCAAAATTGTTGAGAAAAGAACGATGAGAATGTCAGCAGGGAGCATTGAGGTTAATGGCAATACTTAATACCCATATCATTCCCAAGGCCAAACTAATGGAAGAAATTGCATAAAGGAATCATTCACAATGccaaataaagcaaaaaatttACTCACCTGAGGTTCTCTTGCTTTAGTGACTCAGCTTCTTCCTTTATCTTCATGATCTCATCTGCCATCCTAACAACAAAGGAGGCAAGAGTGAAGAATTTTAATATCAAAGTGCCATAAAAATTACTTCAAAATCCAACAAAATGGGAGAACATCTGCCGATCCCAGGTGTAGAGAATCTCGGCCATCATGTATAGAGAAAGTAAAGCGTGAACGAAGATTCTAAAGAAACCACAGGATCTACAAATTCCTAAATGTTATCAGGACCAGACTAGTTTCTTCAACAACTTGAACCAAAAACTGAGCCTTGTTCTCATCTGCTTTCTCCTCCAAACCAGTTACTGTAAACAATTGGTCAAGTTGTTAGGATGATGCATTTCCCCCTTTAGTCTAGGCATCTATTGAAAGAAGAAATGCATAATTGGAATGGCCGGCGAGTTAAAATTTGAATGTCCACCGTCCGCATACTCTCTCTAAACCACTCTAAATGATTGACCTTTATCTCTATGCTTGTATAATATTATATTTGGTATTTACCTTCACTACAGTACTATACATCAAATTGGCAATTGAACGGCAACCGGTCAACTTGAGATATTGATACATCAATCTAATCCTGAAATAACTGCCTAGAACCATATCGCGTGTATCTCTTATCGTTGAAACCCGTTCATGAAATGTATGAAAGATGAGGTTTAGATATGACATGACTAACAAATTGAGTGAATAATACCCACCACTTTTAAGAGCGTCATTCCACCAATACTTGGGGGATACCTTGCATGATTGCAAATTACATCATTTCTATGGTTATCCTTGCATCTAGATTAGATTTCATAGGTGACTTCCATTTCACAAATGAAAATCTCTGCTACATCTAACTTTTTTGAGTATACAAGATTTTGAGCAAGCTGACAATAACTTTAGGTGGAATAAATAGATGCGAGCAATGGTGTTTATTTGCTATGTGTTTAAATTATTTAACAATAATTGTGGGCAGAGCAAATTGTAcaatttcacaaaacaaactcATATAGATAACAGAAAACATAATTAAGTACATAAAATCCCATTAagtcaaattaaaaagcaaTTCAagttatttttatatagttatTACAACCATTATGAAGTTCTTTGTCTGCTAAaataaaattgtcaaattttcTCTAGAGTTACAACAGATAATGCCTCATCGCATCATTGTGTCCGTCATAGCTTATCGAATTATGCTAGTCATGCTGGGAGATGGAGTGACGTGCATATGAAGTTTCCAGTCCATGCGACGGAAGGTGCAAATTTAGCTTACACCTTGTAATGATAAAAAATTTCAGCTAGTGTAAACTAATCTAGGATCTCAGCCACATggaatgggaaaaaagaaacagaaagagaAGGCAAGAAGACACGTAAAAGGTGCCCATGCTGAGAGTAGCCAGCAACAGATATACAAACATTGGCAAATCCCTAGGTGCTGAATACCATGCAACCGAAGGCAATAATCTCTTTGGGAAATCCCTAACCTAGATTTGAATAACCAATAAAATGACAAGCCAACTTCACCAAGAACAagacgtaaaaaaaaaaaaaaaaaaaaaaaagagtttaagcTCAACTTACATCTCTACTTGATGTTCATATTCAGAACAAATCTCACTTATATGTGATGTGACTTCAAGCTCATGCTCAATAGCCTGCAGCTGTGCCATCAATTTGAAGTAGAATAAGAGCTTCAAAGCAGAACCATCCTATATATAATTAACATTAAGATGATTAATAAGTCCAAAATATTATTTGTCCATCTAGCCTGGAATTCATAGTTATGAGTGGTAAGTCTGGAGCAAGAATACTTTGTGATTGCATGCCAAAGGCTCCACTTTCCTAAGTGACAGCCCTTATTCACTTGTGCATTGGAGTTTCCTAAAAGTGAAACCACGGTTTACAGAACACTCCTGACCTTggtccaaaagaaaaagaaaatttcatacCAGAATGCTATATGGATGAAAGTTCTATGAATAAATTGTGCAAGAAGTTTACTCCATCGTATTACAAGCTCAACGTGGGGAGGAAACTGTATTGGAGAATCATTGCAATTAAAACATGGTTCAAGACTTCAGAAAGTGGAAACCAACACACTTGGGTAGAAGATGGTTGCTATGAAGATCAACTAGCATCTCTATATTCTACTGGAGTTATGCTTAAAGTGTATAAGTATCAATCTGGTCAGACCGGATATGCAAATTGTCAAAGTAGAAACCATCGCATAGATCGAGGGGTTGTCCATTTAATCAGGTTTTCATGTTTTAGCATACCTGAATCCCAGAAGTATTTCCCTTCCTGGACCCTACACGAGATTTTTTAGATAACAAAAGGGTCAGGTACAACATTGTACACGTTGAAAGAATGTCTGGAGCAATCAAACCGCTTACCAGCTTTCATATGCAACAGAGCCTTTTGAGATTCAACAAGTTGTCTTAGGCGATTCGTAGCCACAGAAGATTCTTTTGTCTTTCGTTGCAAGACCTGACACAAAATCCTAGATGGTGAAAATTATAATTCCAATAGTGTAACATATGTGTCAGGCACATGATCTTACCAACTTTTGCCTCTGGTTTAATGCCAATAGTTTATGCATCTCGTAGTCATTTCTCCTTCCCTCTTTCTTAAGCTAACAAAAGATAGATCAGCATGTAAGATTCTTTTGCACTATGGAAGGCATATTGAGTAACATATGGAGAACTGTTATAATTAGCTCATGCTGCTGAACACCCCTCTTCAGACAAACAGTCTCTTATTTGAGCAACAAGTTTGCAAGAAAAAAGTTCGGACTAAGCAAGCAGTCAAGTTGTAGCTATTAAGGACAGGAAAATGAACTTACCAAGCATCTAACCATCTGTATTGACATCAGAAGAAAAGTGAAGGCCGCTTAAGTAGATTCCAAGCATCAAGTAACAATGAATCTACCTTTCTCCCAACCAGGAGCTAAGGACCTTCATGCTCTTGCATTATTTAACGTATTTATTGATAGATATTTAACTAGGGATGGAAAGAGATTCCATGGGACCAACTACAACATGTCACAATCAGATTCCTAATCTGAAGGTCAAGTATGAACTGACGATCTACTTAGACATGTCATCTGTCTCTAGATCTGAAAAATTAATCAGATACAAATCTGATGAGTAAAACATGAAATAGGTCAAGAACATTAGTTTATGTACCTGAAGGATTTCCTTTTCCAATGAAGCCTTGCACAACCTGTACTGCATGGactccattttcattttgcattGGAGTTGAACCTACAGAGTATATAGTGAAGTATGATGTTACTTAAACGTGAAATCAAAGACCACAAGCATTGCACAACCCATAAAGTACCTTTTGAGCTTTCAACTTTTGAATCTCGTCCTGCAAATGCTTTGTgctctcttcactttttcttctaTACATAGAAAGTTGGGATTGGACatcttgcttcttcttcaattctttaaCCTAAATGCACCACCACAAAACATAAATAAGgcaggtgttttttttttatcatttgaaaTTTATGTTCTGCCGGATAAGCAAATCTGACAGATGAAAATATGACCTGCTCTTCAAGCACATTTAACTTTTGAAGATAGCCTTCCTTCATCTTGCGCATGCTGTCATTAGGAGTGACTGATGAATTACTTCGTTTGCTTCTCAGTTCCTCAATCTCTTTCTGCCACATCACAAGAAAAAGGAGTTTGCGATATTTTATGAAGGACCACATGCAAAAAATTGGTCAGAAGGTCCAaaccaaaagcttaagcttataggTGGAGGCTACATGAACATAAGGCCCATTGAAATCCCATGGAAAAGCAATGTGGGATTCTTTAACAGATTTCATGATTATCCAGGAAACAAATGTTGAGTAAATTGGCATTCAATTATCCTGGAAACCAATGTTATGCTCTTTTGGTCGCTGATAAAAGTAAGTTGCTCCAATGGCAATTGGAGAGTGTTTTCCCAATCGGAGCCAAAATTACGCAACCACAGACCACAATATCTGGAACACAAAAATTGCATTGCAGACTGGTTCAGACAAGGATGCATGGAAGAAACATCTATTGGTGCCGTCAAAGCAAATCCGACATGCGCAGGCACAAAAGAGGATTGAACTGAGATTCCTCCGAAGGTCTGTCTTCAATTTCAGCAACGTAGGATACTCGGCAGTAGAAGGCCAACATAATCGATCCCATCACAAGgacattgaaaaataatttctcgatTCTCAAGATAAGGCAACGTCCTAGCAACTGATATAGATCCACATAATCGACTCTGTGGCCGATAATGGAGAATCAGGGAAATCTTCGGATCCTCGGAAATCCGGTCCCGAAGAAACAGGAAATAGATCGGTGGATGACGAACCTGGTGAGATCCATTCTGTATCTCCAAATCGCGAGCTCTCTTCTCGAAGTCCGgttgatgctgctgctgctcgtCATCGCCAACTGGTGGAGGCGTCCCCGTTGCCGATGGCgatgaggacgaggacgaggacgagctGTGCTCGGCGGTGCTCGCCAGCTTCGGACGCCGATTCGCTctagccatctctctctctctctctctcaacgttAACGGACCCAAAAGGATTTGAAATGGAGAAGTCGGGGGGGTTGAAGGAGGCTTTTGTAGGAGGATGCCCTTTGGCTTTCagctttctctttccctctctgaAGCTGCGTTTGAATTTCGATGctgttgagtttttttattacgCGTGTGCATCTCTCCACACGTGCGAATCCCTCCAACCTAATCGGTCAAAGCGCCAATTTAAATTCGACCGTTTTGATATAGAGCTTAAGTCTTCCTTTCTAGGTACAAGAGTATTTTTCGTACACTTCATTTCTGGGTGATTTTTGCTTTGTAGCATAAACTTCCTCTAGAAGCGATCCATTTTCGCTTACCGCATTGCCAAATCCCAATCTGTTCACACGTTATGTTTATACATTCCCGGACACATCGACGTACTCATGTCATGATAGGAAAGATAGTGTATCTATTTCTACATTTATTGTAGATGGgttattttgtatttatctCGAAactcgtgtttttttttttttttgttggtactAAGTTGAGTGGTAAGATGATTTCCTTTTACCTTAGGTTTATAGATTTCATTTACCTGCCTTTAGCTCACTCCTTATTTTTAAGACGTGTAGGATTATCCTGGTGTGAATAGATAGAAGAGTGGCCAGAGTTTGATAACTTTGGCAATGAAAATATATGTTTAGTTTTGTACACTTTTCTAATGTCAtcaatttgtttttatttatgaaaattctGGTTCGGCTCAATAGGATCACCAAGTGCAATAAATCACACCTTAATTACCACTACATTTGCAACTATGAATTTTAATTCATGTTGCccctttgattgattgattttagcCAACCAAATAAGATCGGAGATCGGATCTCAAGTCATGTTTTTGAAATAATCTCTGCGGTGCAATCTCACCGTATTATAAGGTTGAGCATTCGAGCTCTTAAAGCACGATGCTTCCAATTACACAGCATGTGACAGGCAAATAATTTATTAACATGATAATATATTCCAAAACTTATGGGCTTGTTTATTTCCAATTAACCATGagtaaaaagttttttttttcccgtcaaTATTGAAATAGTTATCCAGGCACTTGCAGATGATTCGGACTTAACTTTAACCAGTCCAAAGGATTTGTAAGGCATTTAACGAGCTTTAAGATAGTCGGGTCCTCACGTCTAGGGACGAATATTGAAATCTGATCTTTAGGATAGGGGCGGGCGAGGGGCAATTCTTGTATAGTGAACTAGATCATGTGTTCTAACTATGTAAACCAATCATATTCGACAGGTGATATGGCAATAGATCTGCTTACATGTTAAAAGtttattataataaaaaaaagagtgcTTCTGATCAGCATAAAAGTTTattcaattttggctaaaaataattcgaaaagacaataatttattatttgacCCCAGAAGTCTTGCCTTGCGTGCCGGCGCTTTTGGGAAGCGGAAACTAGCAAAGCGAATaatccgaaattttttttaaaaaaaataatataagaaAACACAGAAATGGCAAAATCGTCAAATGACTCCGCAAGAGAATTCAAACGCGAACCCCAACACGGAAGGGTGTCTATCCGCCACGTAAAACCACGTTGTAAATATTGGGCAAAAGCCTGCGGGCCCCGCTTCGTTTGGTTACACCCGGAAAGTCGCGATCTCATTGGGCCACGTCGGTTTCTGGTCAAATCCGCACCTTGCGCAAGCTAGCAGACAGATTGCTACCGTGCGCCTCCCTCATCTCCCTCGCACAAAAATCTCAGCTGTTAGCTTCTATTTGAAGGAAGCAATCCATCGACGGACCGAAGATATTTCATCGGTTTAGCGACAGACGAGATCGGTGTTGCCGTCAGCGTCTCCAGTCGCGAAGGTAACGGCCCGTTCGCTTGTTTGGTTGAATTTTCCCAGGAAAGTTCCTCGGGATTTACCGGGAAAATG from Rhodamnia argentea isolate NSW1041297 chromosome 2, ASM2092103v1, whole genome shotgun sequence encodes the following:
- the LOC115739611 gene encoding kinesin-like protein KIN-4C isoform X2, which gives rise to MARANRRPKLASTAEHSSSSSSSSSPSATGTPPPVGDDEQQQHQPDFEKRARDLEIQNGSHQKEIEELRSKRSNSSVTPNDSMRKMKEGYLQKLNVLEEQVKELKKKQDVQSQLSMYRRKSEESTKHLQDEIQKLKAQKVQLQCKMKMESMQYRLCKASLEKEILQLKKEGRRNDYEMHKLLALNQRQKLVLQRKTKESSVATNRLRQLVESQKALLHMKAGSRKGNTSGIQLQAIEHELEVTSHISEICSEYEHQVEMMADEIMKIKEEAESLKQENLRHLLENKELECREDPELKDLKEDVVKLSCMLHKLEMPKAKFPPLEELQDLSQSSLSIGSSSEQSNTSTHKAETCENVAAKGENASAICCSCSKKSLCKTMKCQCRVARGSCGTSCGCSHTKCTNRSSLVAKLNETIPTQVDKGNGHLKCSGSADAEKVLDANDVTTLQSVNGDSVAVKPDEIIPREAAEGNSKCSGSAEAEKSSILDSKDATATLNATVTVPAETNDNCGLKKMPLYDIANTLMKTFASKHNQRRKRRN
- the LOC115739611 gene encoding kinesin-like protein KIN-4C isoform X1, with the protein product MARANRRPKLASTAEHSSSSSSSSSPSATGTPPPVGDDEQQQHQPDFEKRARDLEIQNGSHQKEIEELRSKRSNSSVTPNDSMRKMKEGYLQKLNVLEEQVKELKKKQDVQSQLSMYRRKSEESTKHLQDEIQKLKAQKVQLQCKMKMESMQYRLCKASLEKEILQLKKEGRRNDYEMHKLLALNQRQKLVLQRKTKESSVATNRLRQLVESQKALLHMKAGSRKGNTSGIQLQAIEHELEVTSHISEICSEYEHQVEMMADEIMKIKEEAESLKQENLRHLLENKELECREDPELKDLKEDVVKLSCMLHKLEMPKAKFPPLEELQEDLSQSSLSIGSSSEQSNTSTHKAETCENVAAKGENASAICCSCSKKSLCKTMKCQCRVARGSCGTSCGCSHTKCTNRSSLVAKLNETIPTQVDKGNGHLKCSGSADAEKVLDANDVTTLQSVNGDSVAVKPDEIIPREAAEGNSKCSGSAEAEKSSILDSKDATATLNATVTVPAETNDNCGLKKMPLYDIANTLMKTFASKHNQRRKRRN
- the LOC115739611 gene encoding kinesin-like protein KIN-4C isoform X3, yielding MARANRRPKLASTAEHSSSSSSSSSPSATGTPPPVGDDEQQQHQPDFEKRARDLEIQNGSHQKEIEELRSKRSNSSVTPNDSMRKMKEGYLQKLNVLEEQVKELKKKQDVQSQLSMYRRKSEESTKHLQDEIQKLKAQKVQLQCKMKMESMQYRLCKASLEKEILQLKKEGRRNDYEMHKLLALNQRQKLVLQRKTKESSVATNRLRQLVESQKALLHMKAGSRKGNTSGIQAIEHELEVTSHISEICSEYEHQVEMMADEIMKIKEEAESLKQENLRHLLENKELECREDPELKDLKEDVVKLSCMLHKLEMPKAKFPPLEELQEDLSQSSLSIGSSSEQSNTSTHKAETCENVAAKGENASAICCSCSKKSLCKTMKCQCRVARGSCGTSCGCSHTKCTNRSSLVAKLNETIPTQVDKGNGHLKCSGSADAEKVLDANDVTTLQSVNGDSVAVKPDEIIPREAAEGNSKCSGSAEAEKSSILDSKDATATLNATVTVPAETNDNCGLKKMPLYDIANTLMKTFASKHNQRRKRRN